In Neisseria dentiae, one DNA window encodes the following:
- a CDS encoding DedA family protein, with the protein MEFISAVIDFILHIDQHLTQLAAQYGAWIYGILFLIIFCETGLVVTPFLPGDSLLFAAGGIAAIGEMNIHMMVLLLITAAIIGDAVNFAVGKYFGAKLFANPDSKIFKRSYLDKTHQFYEKYGGKTIIIARFVPIVRTFAPFVAGMANMHYGRFIRYNVIGAVLWVVLFSYAGYFFANIPVVKNNLGLVLGAIIVISVLPGVIEVIRAKRAGKRGA; encoded by the coding sequence ATGGAATTTATTTCAGCGGTTATCGACTTTATCCTGCATATCGACCAGCACCTCACCCAACTGGCCGCCCAATACGGCGCGTGGATCTACGGCATTTTGTTTCTGATTATCTTCTGCGAAACCGGGCTGGTGGTTACGCCGTTTCTGCCGGGCGATTCGCTGCTGTTCGCCGCAGGCGGTATCGCCGCCATCGGTGAAATGAACATTCATATGATGGTGCTGCTGCTGATTACTGCGGCGATTATCGGCGACGCGGTCAACTTCGCCGTCGGCAAATATTTCGGCGCCAAGCTCTTCGCCAACCCCGATTCCAAAATCTTCAAACGCAGCTATCTCGACAAAACCCACCAGTTTTACGAAAAATACGGCGGCAAAACCATCATCATCGCCCGCTTCGTGCCCATCGTGCGCACGTTTGCGCCGTTTGTGGCGGGCATGGCGAATATGCACTACGGCCGCTTTATCCGCTATAACGTTATCGGCGCGGTGTTATGGGTGGTGCTGTTTTCTTATGCGGGCTACTTCTTCGCCAATATCCCCGTGGTGAAAAACAATCTCGGCCTGGTGCTGGGCGCGATTATCGTGATTTCGGTGCTGCCCGGCGTGATCGAAGTTATCCGCGCCAAGCGTGCGGGCAAACGCGGGGCATAA
- the hda gene encoding DnaA regulatory inactivator Hda: protein MNQLIFDFAARDYPSFDKFLGTSNAELLYMLQQAHGQFVYVWGQQGSGKSHLLQAWVAQALQAGKTALYVDAANTPLNETALEAEYLAVDQIDRLDAGEQAVLFEIFNRFRNSGRGFLLLSADVPPHGLTVREDLRTRMGYCLVYDVKPLSDQEKIDALMSMAAARQMVVEPEIFHYLLNHWRRDTDSLMQMLDTLDRYAVTVGKRITLPLLRQLLKEQA, encoded by the coding sequence GTGAACCAGCTGATTTTTGACTTTGCCGCCCGCGATTATCCGTCGTTCGACAAATTTCTGGGCACGTCTAACGCCGAGCTGCTGTATATGCTGCAACAGGCGCACGGGCAGTTTGTTTATGTGTGGGGGCAGCAGGGTTCGGGCAAGAGCCATCTTTTGCAGGCGTGGGTGGCGCAGGCTTTGCAGGCGGGCAAAACCGCCTTGTATGTCGATGCCGCAAACACTCCGCTGAACGAAACGGCGCTCGAAGCCGAATATCTGGCGGTGGATCAGATAGACAGGCTCGATGCCGGCGAGCAGGCCGTGCTGTTTGAAATTTTCAACCGCTTCCGCAACAGCGGGCGCGGTTTTTTGCTGCTCAGCGCCGACGTGCCGCCGCACGGGCTGACGGTGCGCGAAGATTTGCGCACCCGCATGGGCTATTGCTTGGTTTATGATGTCAAACCGTTGAGCGACCAAGAAAAAATCGACGCATTGATGAGCATGGCCGCCGCCCGCCAGATGGTGGTCGAACCCGAAATCTTCCATTATCTGCTCAACCATTGGCGGCGCGACACCGACAGCCTGATGCAGATGCTCGACACCTTAGACCGCTACGCCGTTACGGTGGGCAAACGCATCACCCTGCCGCTGCTGCGGCAGCTTCTCAAGGAACAAGCATGA
- a CDS encoding HAD family hydrolase has product MKNLAIFDLDNTLINTDSDHSWPQYLIQKGVVDAEYTRAQNDKFYRDYQNGCLNIDEFLKFHLEPLSRFSKEELAEMHREFVAEFIAPHISPMQKMLVESHRNAGDELLVISSTNEFIITPICHLFGIENIIGTQLETGDNGRYTGNYVGTPSLKEGKITRLNEWLAARGETLASYGKTYFYSDSKNDLPLLRLVSDPVAVNPDEVLQQEAGAKGWPVLNFKL; this is encoded by the coding sequence ATGAAAAACCTCGCCATTTTCGATTTGGACAACACCTTAATCAACACCGATTCCGACCACTCGTGGCCGCAATACCTGATTCAGAAAGGCGTGGTCGATGCCGAATACACCCGCGCCCAAAACGACAAATTCTACCGCGACTACCAAAACGGCTGCCTGAACATCGACGAGTTTCTGAAGTTCCATCTGGAGCCGCTCAGCCGTTTCAGCAAAGAAGAGCTGGCTGAAATGCACCGCGAATTTGTGGCAGAGTTTATCGCCCCGCATATTTCGCCCATGCAGAAAATGCTGGTGGAAAGCCACCGCAACGCGGGCGACGAACTGTTGGTAATTTCCTCCACCAACGAATTCATCATCACCCCTATCTGCCATCTGTTCGGCATCGAAAACATCATCGGCACGCAGCTGGAAACCGGCGATAACGGCCGCTACACCGGCAATTACGTCGGCACGCCCAGCCTGAAAGAAGGCAAAATCACCCGCCTTAACGAATGGCTGGCCGCACGCGGCGAAACGCTCGCGAGCTACGGCAAAACCTATTTTTACAGCGATTCCAAAAACGACCTGCCGCTGCTGCGGCTGGTGAGCGACCCGGTGGCCGTCAACCCCGACGAAGTGTTGCAGCAGGAAGCCGGAGCAAAAGGCTGGCCTGTGTTGAACTTCAAACTTTAA
- the cutA gene encoding divalent-cation tolerance protein CutA, producing the protein MPRFKPVIITATAPNREEAERIGRLLLENGLAACVQYENIFSRYVWNGELCGEEEIRIVIKTARCHYRAVEKTIVRNHSYDCPQVLMQPVQGGFLPYLKWMKAQLGL; encoded by the coding sequence ATGCCCCGCTTCAAGCCCGTTATCATCACCGCCACCGCGCCGAACCGCGAAGAAGCCGAACGCATCGGCCGCCTGTTGCTCGAAAACGGCCTTGCCGCCTGCGTGCAATATGAAAACATATTCAGCCGATATGTGTGGAACGGTGAGTTGTGCGGCGAAGAAGAAATCCGCATCGTGATTAAAACCGCCCGCTGCCATTACAGGGCGGTGGAAAAAACCATTGTGCGCAACCACAGCTACGATTGCCCGCAAGTGCTGATGCAGCCCGTGCAGGGCGGTTTTCTGCCGTATTTGAAATGGATGAAGGCGCAGCTGGGGTTATAG
- a CDS encoding uracil-DNA glycosylase family protein, translating into MNATVETHPLPPFLPANARLLMLGSFPPPRARWKMDFYYPNFQNDMWRVFGLVFFGDKDYFVEAGGKAFKEGLLREFLADKGVAISDTAHKVRRLQGNAADKFLEIVEPVDLAGLLARIPLCQTVMTTGELATDTLLALMPSETAKPKIGEYAETVFGGRNLRLYRLPSSSRAYPLALEKKAEAYGRFFREIGLL; encoded by the coding sequence ATGAACGCCACCGTCGAAACCCACCCCCTGCCGCCGTTTCTGCCGGCCAATGCCCGGCTGTTGATGCTCGGCTCGTTTCCGCCGCCGCGTGCGCGCTGGAAAATGGATTTTTATTATCCGAATTTTCAAAACGATATGTGGCGGGTGTTCGGATTGGTGTTTTTCGGCGATAAAGATTATTTCGTTGAGGCGGGCGGCAAGGCGTTTAAAGAAGGTTTGCTGCGGGAGTTTTTGGCCGATAAGGGCGTTGCCATCAGCGACACGGCGCATAAGGTGCGGCGTTTGCAGGGCAATGCGGCGGATAAGTTTTTAGAAATTGTCGAGCCGGTGGATCTGGCGGGCCTGCTGGCGCGCATTCCGCTGTGCCAAACCGTGATGACCACGGGCGAATTGGCCACGGATACCCTGCTTGCTTTGATGCCGTCTGAAACCGCCAAGCCGAAAATCGGGGAATATGCCGAAACGGTGTTCGGCGGGCGGAATCTGCGTTTGTACCGCCTGCCGTCGTCGTCGCGTGCGTATCCGCTGGCGCTGGAGAAAAAGGCGGAAGCCTACGGGCGTTTTTTCAGGGAAATCGGCTTGTTGTGA
- a CDS encoding sulfate/molybdate ABC transporter ATP-binding protein, whose protein sequence is MLFDINIRKQLPSFSLDIRLQSDAQKLVLLGASGSGKSLTLQLIAGLLKPDGGHIRIGGETWFGNGCNLPARRRRAGLMFQDYALFPHLTVSQNIAFGVQAGWRNPAKRPSENVRRWLDLLQLEHVADRYPHEISGGQKQRTALARTLIVQPKLLLLDEPFSALDADLRRHTRRELLQLQQQSGIPMILITHDATDAEALGDEIRRIENGRLHGG, encoded by the coding sequence ATGCTGTTCGACATCAATATCCGCAAACAACTGCCGTCGTTTTCGCTCGATATCCGCCTGCAATCCGATGCGCAAAAACTGGTACTGCTGGGGGCTTCGGGTTCGGGCAAAAGCCTCACGCTGCAACTGATTGCCGGGCTGCTGAAGCCCGACGGCGGGCATATCCGCATCGGCGGCGAAACCTGGTTCGGCAACGGCTGCAACCTGCCCGCGCGCCGCCGCCGCGCCGGGCTGATGTTTCAAGACTACGCCCTGTTCCCGCACCTGACCGTGAGCCAGAACATCGCTTTCGGCGTGCAGGCGGGCTGGCGCAATCCGGCCAAAAGGCCGTCTGAAAACGTGCGCCGCTGGCTCGATTTATTACAGCTTGAGCACGTTGCCGACCGCTATCCGCACGAAATTTCAGGCGGCCAGAAACAGCGCACCGCATTGGCGCGCACCCTAATTGTGCAGCCGAAACTGCTGCTGCTCGACGAGCCTTTTTCCGCGCTCGATGCCGACTTGCGCCGCCACACCCGCCGGGAACTGCTGCAACTGCAACAACAAAGCGGCATTCCGATGATACTGATTACCCACGATGCCACCGATGCCGAGGCGCTGGGCGACGAAATCCGGCGGATAGAAAACGGGCGGCTGCATGGCGGCTGA
- the modB gene encoding molybdate ABC transporter permease subunit codes for MTESLTVTLLLSLKVAGLATALNVVLGTATGFALARWRFAGRNLLDTLLTLPMVMPPTVLGYYLLVLLGRNSAFGGWLRETFGINLIFTWQGAVIAAAAVTFPLVFKPARAAFESVNPQLEQAAGVLGLGAWAVFFRVSLPLAWRGILAGVLLAFARALGEFGATLMIAGSIPGQTQTLSIAVYEAVQAGDDALANGLVVLVSAVCIVILLAVGRLARARDGRG; via the coding sequence ATGACCGAATCCCTAACCGTTACGCTGCTGCTTTCGCTGAAAGTGGCCGGGTTGGCAACTGCCTTGAATGTTGTGCTCGGCACCGCCACGGGCTTTGCGCTGGCGCGTTGGCGTTTTGCCGGCCGCAACCTGCTCGACACCCTGCTCACGCTGCCGATGGTGATGCCGCCCACCGTGCTCGGCTATTATTTATTGGTGCTTTTGGGGCGCAACAGCGCTTTCGGCGGTTGGCTGCGCGAAACGTTCGGCATCAATCTGATTTTCACTTGGCAGGGGGCGGTGATTGCGGCGGCGGCGGTAACGTTTCCGCTGGTATTCAAACCCGCGCGGGCGGCGTTTGAAAGCGTGAACCCGCAGCTCGAGCAGGCTGCGGGCGTGTTGGGGTTGGGCGCGTGGGCGGTGTTTTTCCGCGTGAGCCTGCCGCTGGCCTGGCGCGGCATACTCGCCGGCGTGCTGCTGGCTTTTGCCCGCGCCTTGGGCGAATTCGGCGCCACGCTGATGATTGCGGGCAGCATTCCGGGGCAGACGCAAACGCTTTCCATCGCCGTTTACGAGGCCGTGCAGGCGGGCGACGATGCGCTGGCCAACGGCTTGGTGGTGCTGGTTTCGGCGGTGTGCATCGTGATTCTGCTGGCGGTCGGCCGGCTGGCGCGCGCGCGCGACGGGAGGGGCTGA
- the modA gene encoding molybdate ABC transporter substrate-binding protein has protein sequence MIKARSTFLAALLAVAAPYASAAEITVSAAASLGNAFKEIAAQYEKQYPQDKIRLNTAGSGTLLQQVLQGAPVDVLAFADQETMDKAAGKGVIDTQTRRDFALNSLVIAAPLNSKLRIGKLSDLESERFGRIAVSNPAGVPVGRYSKAVLEKAGLWQTLQPKIINTQHVRQSLDYVARGEVDAGFVYHTDAALMKNKVKVLKTVPTEKPVSYPIAVTKQSKAAAEAKRFTAYVLSPKGRAVLEKYGFKKP, from the coding sequence ATGATAAAAGCCCGCTCCACCTTTTTGGCCGCGTTGCTGGCCGTTGCCGCCCCCTACGCTTCGGCCGCCGAAATCACCGTTTCCGCCGCCGCCAGCCTGGGCAACGCTTTTAAAGAAATCGCCGCCCAATACGAAAAGCAGTATCCGCAAGACAAAATCCGGCTGAACACCGCCGGTTCGGGCACGCTGCTGCAACAGGTGTTACAGGGCGCGCCGGTGGATGTTTTGGCGTTTGCCGATCAGGAAACCATGGATAAGGCCGCCGGAAAAGGCGTTATTGACACCCAAACCCGCCGCGATTTTGCGCTCAATTCATTGGTGATTGCCGCGCCGCTTAACAGCAAACTGCGTATCGGCAAACTGAGCGATTTGGAAAGCGAGCGTTTTGGCCGCATCGCCGTGAGCAACCCCGCCGGCGTGCCGGTGGGCCGTTACAGCAAGGCCGTTTTGGAAAAAGCCGGTTTGTGGCAGACCCTGCAACCGAAAATCATCAACACCCAGCATGTGCGCCAGTCGCTCGATTATGTGGCGCGCGGCGAAGTGGATGCGGGTTTCGTGTATCACACTGATGCGGCGCTGATGAAAAACAAGGTGAAAGTGCTGAAAACCGTGCCCACCGAAAAACCGGTTTCCTACCCGATTGCCGTTACCAAACAGAGCAAGGCAGCGGCGGAAGCCAAACGCTTTACGGCTTATGTGCTCTCGCCCAAAGGGCGCGCGGTATTGGAAAAATACGGGTTTAAAAAACCTTAA
- a CDS encoding MoaD/ThiS family protein, with translation MITILYFGVLKQQLQTAQESIEWQGGTGEDLLALLRARGSEWESALAPGRIFRLVINKKISGWGDAVPDGAEIGLLPPVTGG, from the coding sequence ATGATTACGATTTTGTATTTCGGCGTATTGAAACAGCAGCTGCAAACCGCGCAAGAATCCATCGAATGGCAGGGCGGCACGGGCGAAGATTTGCTGGCATTGTTGAGGGCGCGCGGCAGCGAATGGGAGAGCGCGCTGGCACCCGGGCGGATTTTCCGCCTGGTTATCAACAAAAAAATCAGCGGCTGGGGCGATGCCGTGCCCGACGGAGCCGAAATCGGCCTGCTGCCGCCGGTAACGGGGGGCTGA
- a CDS encoding molybdenum cofactor biosynthesis protein MoaE, whose product MQPVIRIQHEDFSLQQEYRALLDGGGNIGAVAAFVGLVRDRDTATPLAHLFLEHYPEVTENEIARIVETASQRWPLAACTVIHRVGGLAADEQIVLVLVASAHRKAAFAAAEFIMDYLKTEAPFWKKETFSDGLERWVEAKQSDTLAKEKWEE is encoded by the coding sequence ATGCAGCCCGTTATCCGCATCCAGCATGAAGATTTCAGCCTGCAACAAGAATACCGCGCCCTGCTCGACGGCGGCGGCAACATCGGTGCGGTGGCCGCCTTTGTGGGGCTGGTGCGGGACCGCGACACCGCCACGCCCCTGGCGCACCTGTTTTTGGAACATTACCCCGAAGTAACCGAAAACGAAATCGCGCGCATCGTTGAAACGGCCTCGCAACGCTGGCCGCTGGCCGCCTGCACCGTTATCCACCGCGTGGGCGGGCTGGCGGCAGACGAACAGATTGTGCTGGTGCTGGTCGCGTCGGCACACCGCAAAGCCGCGTTTGCCGCCGCTGAATTCATTATGGACTATTTAAAAACCGAAGCGCCGTTTTGGAAAAAAGAAACTTTTTCAGACGGCCTCGAACGCTGGGTAGAAGCCAAGCAGAGCGACACACTCGCCAAAGAGAAATGGGAGGAATAA
- the mobA gene encoding molybdenum cofactor guanylyltransferase MobA: MKISALIMAGGEGRRMGGQDKGLVKWQGKAFIDHVIGNLQNQVSHIAVSVNRNIEAYAERTPHVFADARQWQGLGPLAALSTAASDVRLTTADWLLIVPCDTPNLPDDLVVTFLMDAQDYPATAAFYAETDTQAHYSIMFVRPQLLQSTVDYLYTGMRTLRGWLEQQHARPVHFPDETAFANYNSPQDMEPTS, from the coding sequence ATGAAAATCAGCGCACTCATCATGGCGGGCGGAGAAGGCCGCCGCATGGGCGGGCAAGACAAAGGCTTGGTTAAATGGCAGGGAAAAGCCTTTATCGACCACGTTATCGGCAACCTGCAAAACCAAGTGAGCCACATAGCCGTGAGCGTTAACCGCAATATCGAAGCCTATGCCGAGCGCACGCCCCATGTGTTTGCCGATGCCCGCCAATGGCAGGGGCTGGGGCCGCTGGCCGCCCTTAGCACCGCCGCCAGCGACGTGCGCCTGACCACGGCAGACTGGCTGCTGATCGTGCCCTGCGACACCCCCAATCTGCCCGACGATTTGGTGGTTACCTTTCTGATGGATGCGCAAGATTATCCCGCCACCGCCGCCTTCTATGCCGAAACCGACACACAGGCGCATTACAGCATCATGTTCGTGCGCCCGCAGCTGCTGCAAAGCACCGTTGATTACCTCTACACCGGCATGCGTACCCTGCGCGGCTGGCTCGAACAGCAGCACGCCCGCCCCGTGCATTTTCCCGACGAGACCGCCTTCGCCAACTACAACTCACCGCAAGATATGGAACCGACATCATGA
- a CDS encoding molybdopterin molybdotransferase MoeA: protein MIDFDTARSSLLDSHTCTLGSVNLTLCEAANRVLAAPLAARYPSPLFDNSAMDGYAVCDPEGRLKTFTVTGRTQAGDAAAAPLQAGEAVRIFTGAPLPANATAVVPQEETETDGGTLAVTAAVKPGQHIRRQAEEISVGQELLVKGSKLNAAALGLAASQGYDRVPVYDKLSVIVFSSGNEITEPGMPLENGRIYDANRYLLISWLQTRGAQVMDGGILPDDLNRTETALAYAAKKFDVIITSGGASVGEADYLKQAIENTGSLTTHTLAIKPGKPFAWGHIGNAKVFVLPGNPVAAFVTAHLLLLPVLNKLMGKQERNWTLPKITAKAVFSTRKAIKRREFLRVRIQINDKGETQAVLLPNQGSAMLGTCVTAEALCEIPAGQTVGEGDTVTLYLLPG, encoded by the coding sequence ATGATAGATTTCGACACCGCCCGCAGCAGCCTGCTCGACAGCCATACCTGCACGCTCGGCAGCGTTAACCTCACGTTGTGCGAAGCCGCCAACCGTGTATTAGCCGCCCCGCTGGCCGCACGCTATCCCTCGCCGCTGTTCGACAACAGCGCCATGGACGGTTACGCCGTGTGCGATCCCGAAGGCCGTCTGAAAACCTTTACCGTTACCGGCCGCACGCAGGCGGGCGATGCTGCGGCCGCCCCGTTGCAGGCCGGAGAAGCCGTGCGCATTTTCACCGGCGCACCGCTGCCCGCCAACGCCACCGCCGTGGTGCCGCAGGAAGAAACCGAAACCGACGGCGGCACGCTGGCCGTAACCGCCGCCGTCAAACCTGGCCAGCACATACGGCGGCAGGCCGAAGAAATCAGCGTCGGCCAAGAGCTGTTGGTTAAAGGCAGCAAGCTCAACGCCGCCGCCCTCGGCCTTGCCGCCTCGCAAGGCTACGACCGCGTGCCCGTGTACGACAAACTCAGCGTAATCGTGTTTTCCAGCGGCAACGAAATTACCGAGCCGGGCATGCCGCTGGAAAACGGCAGAATCTACGATGCCAACCGCTATCTGTTGATTTCGTGGCTGCAAACGCGCGGCGCGCAAGTGATGGACGGCGGCATTCTGCCCGACGATTTGAACCGCACCGAAACCGCACTGGCCTACGCGGCCAAAAAATTCGACGTGATTATCACCAGCGGCGGCGCATCGGTTGGCGAGGCCGATTATCTGAAACAGGCCATAGAAAACACCGGCTCGCTCACCACCCACACGCTCGCCATCAAACCCGGCAAGCCTTTTGCCTGGGGGCACATCGGCAACGCCAAAGTGTTTGTTCTGCCCGGCAACCCCGTGGCCGCTTTCGTTACCGCCCACCTGCTGCTGCTGCCCGTGCTCAACAAACTGATGGGCAAACAGGAACGCAATTGGACGCTGCCGAAAATCACCGCCAAAGCCGTGTTTTCCACCCGCAAAGCCATCAAACGCCGAGAATTTCTGCGTGTGCGCATTCAAATCAACGATAAAGGCGAAACACAGGCCGTGTTGCTGCCCAACCAAGGCTCCGCCATGCTCGGCACCTGCGTAACCGCCGAAGCCCTGTGCGAAATACCCGCCGGCCAAACCGTGGGCGAGGGCGATACGGTAACGCTTTATCTGCTGCCAGGTTGA
- a CDS encoding IS3 family transposase produces MRAKHPLKYLLHSAGIPKSSFHYHIGKADPDAAAKTAVGEVYRRHKGRYGHRRIAAVLSWNKKKVQRIMGLLGLKAKVRSKKTYRPQAVGEASDNILNREFTAGKPADKWLTDVTEFKCTDGKLYLSPILDVFNREIVAYSLGRRANSKMVAQMLDQAFGRLKGQTPLLHSDQGVLYRTEAYRTKLAEKGIVQSMSRKGNCWDNAPMESFFGILKTESFYQEGALSVAELTKVIDDYIHYYNHERISLNLKKLSPVGYRTQLEKAV; encoded by the coding sequence TTGAGGGCGAAGCACCCGCTGAAATATCTGCTGCACAGTGCCGGCATTCCCAAAAGCAGCTTTCATTACCATATCGGCAAAGCCGATCCCGATGCGGCGGCCAAAACCGCAGTGGGTGAAGTCTATCGCCGACACAAAGGCCGTTACGGTCATCGGCGGATTGCCGCCGTATTGTCGTGGAACAAAAAGAAAGTGCAGCGCATTATGGGTTTGTTGGGACTGAAAGCCAAAGTCCGCAGTAAAAAAACCTACCGTCCGCAAGCAGTAGGAGAGGCTTCGGACAATATTCTCAATCGAGAGTTTACCGCCGGCAAACCGGCAGACAAATGGCTGACCGATGTGACGGAGTTCAAATGCACAGACGGGAAGCTGTACTTATCGCCGATATTGGATGTGTTTAATCGGGAGATTGTGGCCTATTCTTTAGGCCGCAGAGCAAACAGTAAAATGGTGGCGCAAATGTTGGACCAAGCATTCGGCCGTCTGAAAGGCCAAACGCCGCTGCTGCATTCCGACCAGGGTGTGCTTTACCGCACCGAGGCTTATCGAACGAAATTGGCTGAGAAAGGGATTGTGCAAAGTATGTCGCGCAAAGGCAATTGTTGGGACAATGCGCCGATGGAGAGTTTCTTCGGTATACTGAAAACGGAGAGCTTCTATCAGGAAGGTGCGCTGTCGGTGGCGGAGCTGACAAAGGTAATAGATGATTACATACATTACTACAATCATGAACGGATTAGTTTAAACTTGAAAAAGCTGAGTCCTGTCGGCTACAGAACCCAGCTTGAAAAGGCTGTTTGA
- a CDS encoding helix-turn-helix domain-containing protein, which produces MSKYNLHFKYRAVLHYHQVHSQQRTAEHFNVSRTHLRRWIAAYRQGGIAALQHPQAASMKTKRKNPFIADKPDHEKNQAELIEELRYMRAENDYLKHMKALNEKNAAKAAKPFKR; this is translated from the coding sequence ATGTCCAAATATAACCTACACTTCAAATACCGAGCCGTACTCCATTACCACCAAGTGCACAGCCAACAGCGCACCGCAGAGCACTTCAACGTCTCACGCACCCACCTGCGCCGTTGGATTGCCGCCTACCGGCAAGGCGGCATCGCCGCACTTCAACACCCGCAGGCTGCCTCTATGAAGACCAAACGCAAAAACCCGTTTATCGCCGACAAACCCGACCACGAAAAAAACCAGGCGGAACTGATTGAAGAGTTACGTTACATGAGGGCGGAGAACGACTACCTAAAGCACATGAAAGCCCTCAACGAAAAGAACGCCGCCAAAGCTGCGAAACCGTTCAAACGTTGA
- the htpX gene encoding protease HtpX, giving the protein MKRIFLFLLTNIAVLAVISIILSILGVSANPNDMASLLIYSAVVGFTGSIISLLMSKTIAKRSVGAEVITQPHNETEAWLLQTVENQARQWNLKTPEVAIYHSPEPNAFATGASKNNSLVAVSTGLLDSMTRDEVEAVLAHEMAHVGNGDMVTLTLIQGVVNTFVVFLARVVSGIVARSGNGETSQGTYFLVSMVLQIVFGFLANFIVMWFSRQREYRADAGAARLVGAPKMIAALQRLKGNASDLPKEMTAMGIASEARDSLMSTHPTLDNRIARLKQL; this is encoded by the coding sequence GTGAAACGCATCTTTCTGTTTTTGCTAACCAACATCGCCGTTTTGGCCGTTATCAGCATCATTCTGAGCATACTCGGGGTAAGCGCCAACCCCAACGACATGGCCAGCCTGCTGATTTATTCGGCGGTTGTCGGCTTCACCGGCTCCATCATTTCGCTGCTGATGTCCAAAACCATCGCCAAACGATCGGTCGGCGCAGAAGTGATTACCCAGCCGCACAATGAAACCGAAGCGTGGCTGCTGCAAACCGTTGAAAACCAAGCCCGCCAGTGGAACCTGAAAACGCCCGAAGTAGCGATTTACCACTCGCCCGAGCCGAACGCTTTCGCCACCGGCGCCAGCAAAAACAACTCTTTGGTGGCCGTGAGCACCGGCCTGCTCGACAGCATGACCCGCGACGAAGTGGAAGCCGTGCTTGCACACGAAATGGCCCACGTCGGCAACGGCGATATGGTTACGCTCACGCTGATTCAAGGCGTGGTCAACACTTTCGTCGTGTTTCTCGCCCGCGTGGTTTCCGGCATCGTGGCCCGCAGCGGCAACGGCGAAACCTCGCAAGGCACTTATTTTCTCGTGAGCATGGTTCTGCAAATCGTGTTCGGCTTTTTGGCCAACTTCATCGTGATGTGGTTCAGCCGCCAGCGCGAATACCGTGCCGATGCAGGTGCCGCCCGCCTGGTGGGCGCACCCAAAATGATTGCCGCCCTGCAACGGCTCAAAGGCAACGCCAGCGACCTGCCCAAAGAAATGACCGCCATGGGCATCGCCAGCGAAGCACGCGATTCTTTAATGAGCACGCACCCCACCTTAGACAACCGCATCGCCCGCTTGAAGCAGCTGTAA